Proteins encoded by one window of Emys orbicularis isolate rEmyOrb1 chromosome 15, rEmyOrb1.hap1, whole genome shotgun sequence:
- the LOC135889297 gene encoding T-cell surface glycoprotein CD3 delta chain-like, with protein MGRLGYLVSVITVGFIIKGVITEDKSAKAAVKVESRGRDVVLKCEGFSGNPLDITWQRNGIIVANGAELNLGAEADDPRGVYKCNDDSAVQVYFRMCQNCIELDAATISGIVVADVIATVFLAIAVYCITGQDSGRRLRASDRQNLIANEQLYQPLGERDNEQYSRLGVTRTRK; from the exons ATGGGGAGACTTGGGTATCTTGTCAGTGTAATAACGGTCGGATTTATCATCAAAG gTGTCATCACAGAAGACAAATCAGCTAAAG CAGCCGTAAAGGTGGAAAGTCGTGGCCGTGACGTGGTCCTGAAGTGCGAGGGATTTTCAGGCAACCCCTTGGACATAACCTGGCAGAGAAATGGAATTATTGTAGCGAACGGCGCAGAGTTGAACTTGGGCGCAGAAGCGGACGACCCAAGAGGAGTTTATAAGTGCAATGATGACAGTGCTGTACAGGTGTATTTCCGAA TGTGCCAAAATTGCATCGAGCTGGATGCCGCCACCATCTCGGGGATCGTGGTAGCTGATGTCATCGCCACGGTCTTCCTGGCAATCGCCGTGTACTGCATCACCGGCCAAGACAGTGGCCGTCGCTTACGAG CTTCTGACCGACAGAACCTGATCGCCAATGAGCAGCTCTACCAG CCCCTTGGTGAGCGGGACAATGAGCAGTACAGCCGCCTAGGAGTCACCAGGACCCGCAAATGA